The Fusarium oxysporum Fo47 chromosome II, complete sequence genome includes a region encoding these proteins:
- a CDS encoding permease for cytosine/purines, uracil, thiamine, allantoin-domain-containing protein: protein MASYNEKLKGGDHELSLESGSGDIPTVQDFNSSSDHEPGVLASLRRFEARMDKALGVESEAIVRKTEEDKRPVPWHEELNMALIWASGTMGISCFATGFLGWEFGLSLKQSLLIYVFASILGGSVSSYCATFGAATGLRQVSVSRYSFGWYPNKIIAFLNGIEQLGWASVATISGGLALTAVADGHISLVVGVIIIALVSLAISFLGLKYILIYERYAWCIYFVVFMIIFGMVGPYADSKTPASSSGIDLSGNVLSLIAIVYGSSASWATMASDYYAHYPANTSRLKVWLLTTAGIGIPTAIGMTAGATVASALNNVDAWKTVYTDPHQGLGFLIRDMLHPRGFAKLLLVLLSFSGINTNIMSLYSSAISFQQMATPCAKVPRFVWTLGNFVIVIVLAIVGRQKLNTYLQDFLSLLGYWCTSYFVILFEEHTIFRKRDFANYDLEGWNSRDRLPHGIAASVAFLLGVVAWCMGMVETWFTGPLGKLIGTYGGDVANELTFVVTAIVYPVARYLELKYFGK, encoded by the coding sequence ATGGCATCTTAcaatgagaagctcaagggcgGGGACCACGAGCTGTCCCTCGAGTCAGGCAGCGGCGACATTCCGACGGTTCAAGACTTCAATTCATCGTCTGACCATGAACCTGGCGTCTTAGCAAGCCTCCGCCGCTTCGAGGCTCGCATGGACAAGGCTCTAGGCGTCGAATCTGAGGCCATCGTACGCAAAACAGAAGAGGACAAACGACCCGTACCATGGCACGAGGAGCTCAACATGGCCCTGATTTGGGCCTCGGGTACTATGGGCATCAGCTGTTTCGCCACCGGGTTCCTGGGTTGGGAGTTCGGCCTGAGCTTGAAGCAGAGTCTGCTCATTTACGTCTTTGCCTCTATCCTTGGTGGCTCAGTGTCATCATACTGCGCTACCTTTGGTGCGGCAACCGGCCTACGTCAGGTTTCCGTCTCCCGTTACAGCTTCGGCTGGTATCCCAACAAGATCATTGCATTCCTCAACGGTATTGAACAGCTGGGTTGGGCTTCTGTTGCCACCATCAGTGGTGGCCTGGCCCTTACCGCTGTCGCAGACGGCCACATATCTCTCGTTGTCGGCgttatcatcatcgccctGGTTTCGCTCGCCATCAGCTTTTTGGGTCTCAAATACATTCTGATCTACGAGCGCTATGCCTGGTGCATCTACTTCGTCGTGTTCATGATCATCTTCGGCATGGTGGGACCGTACGCCGACAGCAAGACCCCTGCCTCTAGTTCAGGCATAGATCTCTCGGGTAATGTGCTTTCTCTGATTGCCATCGTTTACGGCAGCTCCGCATCGTGGGCGACTATGGCTTCAGACTACTATGCGCACTACCCAGCCAATACATCAAGACTTAAAGTTTGGCTCTTGACTACTGCCGGTATTGGTATCCCTACAGCGATCGGCATGACTGCAGGAGCTACGGTTGCAAGTGCACTCAACAATGTCGACGCCTGGAAGACCGTATACACAGACCCCCACCAGGGTCTTGGCTTCCTCATCAGAGACATGCTGCATCCTCGAGGCTTCGCCAAGTTGCTTCTCGTTCTGCTATCCTTCAGcggcatcaacaccaacatcatgTCCCTCTACTCATCGGCCATTTCATTCCAACAGATGGCCACCCCGTGTGCCAAAGTTCCTCGCTTTGTCTGGACACTTGGCAATTTTGTAATTGTCATAGTTCTGGCTATCGTTGGTCGCCAAAAGCTCAACACATATCTGCAGGACTTCCTGAGTCTCCTGGGTTATTGGTGCACCAGCTACTTCGTCATCCTTTTCGAGGAACACACCATCTTCCGCAAGCGTGACTTCGCCAACTACGATCTTGAGGGCTGGAACAGCCGGGACAGGCTGCCACATGGCATCGCTGCCTCCGTTGCCTTTCTTTTGGGTGTTGTTGCGTGGTGCATGGGAATGGTTGAGACCTGGTTCACCGGACCACTTGGCAAGTTGATTGGAACATACGGAGGAGATGTTGCAAATGAGTTAACCTTTGTGGTCACCGCGATTGTGTACCCAGTTGCTCGATATTTGGAACTAAAGTACTTCGGCAAGTAG
- a CDS encoding Alpha/beta hydrolase fold-1, translating to MATTKPIIVLVHGAWQTAAQWHPLAQGLINSGFTVLKPQGASSGTNAAAIRGKTYQDDVAVIHSIIESHLSAGKEIVLVSHSYGGIPASAAAEGYQVHERAARGLPGGIKHVVYLAAFAFPARELSLLMALGGDYAPFMNNKGDVIALGEGAKDALYNDTEPELANQLLAAGVQQSTASFETPQTFCAADVSVPKTYVLAEDDHALPPDAQEGMVKALNNVSVVRVKAGHCVHLNPEVVPKLVEAITAAAQA from the exons ATGGCCACAACTAAGCCTATAATTGTTCTTGTCCACGGCGCCTGGCAGACAGCCGCCCAATGGCATCCCCTAGCACAAGGCCTAATCAACAGCGGCTTCACCGTCTTGAAACCACAAGGTGCCTCGAGCGGCACTAACGCCGCCGCTATCCGTGGCAAGACATATCAAGACGACGTGGCAGTCATTCATTCTATCATTGAGTCACACCTTTCAGCCGGCAAGGAAATTGTCCTCGTCAGTCACAGCTATGGCGGTATCCCTGCCTCTGCAGCTGCAGAGGGCTACCAGGTTCACGAGCGCGCCGCACGTGGTTTACCTGGAGGCATCAAACACGTTGTCTACCTTGCAGCGTTTGCGTTTCCTGCCAGGGAGTTGTCCCTCCTCATGGCTCTCGGTGGAGACTACGCTCCTTTCATGAACAACAAG GGAGATGTCATTGCCCTTGGCGAAGGTGCCAAGGACGCTCTATACAACGACACTGAACCCGAGCTTGCTAATCAGCTACTCGCCGCTGGTGTCCAACAGAGCACGGCCAGTTTTGAGACACCTCAGACTTTCTGCGCCGCGGATGTTAGTGTCCCTAAGACGTATGTTCTTGCCGAGGACGACCACGCTTTGCCTCCGGATGCGCAGGAGGGTATggtcaaggctctcaacaaTGTCAGTGTTGTGCGGGTCAAGGCTGGCCATTGTGTGCACTTGAACCCCGAGGTTGTGCCGAAGCTCGTTGAAGCAATCACAGCGGCGGCGCAGGCTTAA
- a CDS encoding GPR1/FUN34/yaaH family-domain-containing protein, with protein sequence MSPARTEVDRSSGDKEAAFWSAQEDGSETKPYGAATAQQEAARQKDVEFRQKFGDAGPLGLSGFAFATFLTALVNLNVHGVTVPNIVIGPALAYGGLAQLLSGMWDIANGNTVSATIACSYGCFWISFAISLIPSFHVRDAYPSLADYNHANGLFLMGFFIFSVAITLCSMKSNVFSLTLCLLVNCTWLFLGVANLCTEESGAPNNVLLKCGGVTGLLVSFTAWYLMYEGLANRQNR encoded by the exons ATGTCGCCCGCACGAACCGAAGTGGACCGATCGAGTGGAGACAAAGAGGCAGCTTTCTGGTCCGCACAAGAGGATGGCTCTGAGACAAAGCCTTATGGCGCAGCCACAGCCCAACAAGAAGCTGCTCGACAAAAGGATGTTGAATTTCGCCAGAAATTTGGTGATGCTGGTCCCCTTGGTCTCTCTGGATTTGCCTTCGCGACGTTTTTAACAGCCTTGGTCAATCTCAATGTTCACGGCGTGACTGTTCCCAATATTGTCATTGGACCAGCTCTGGCTTATGGAGGCCTCGCTCAATTACTTTCTGGCATGTG GGATATCGCCAATGGCAATACAGTCAGCGCCACTATTGCCTGCTCGTATGGCTGTTTCTGGATCTCTTTTGCCATTAGTCTGATCCCCAGCTTCCACGTCAGGGATGCTTACCCCAGTCTTGCCGACTACAACCATGCCAACGGACTATTTCTTATG GGATTTTTCATCTTCTCAGTGGCTATAACTCTGTGTTCTATGAAGTCGAATGTCTTTTCTCTGACGCTTTGCCTTCTTGTCAATTGCACCTGGCTCTTCCTTGGGGTGGCTAACCTCTGCACTGAAGAGTCGGGAGCTCCTAACAACGTGCTCCTCAAGTGCGGCGGTGTGACTGGCTTGTTGGTTTCATTCACGGCGTGGTATCTTATGTATGAAGGTCTGGCAAACAGACAGAACAGGTAA
- a CDS encoding uncharacterized protein (of unknown function-domain containing protein) gives MLSSLEKRASLHPPNTAGFGGVPNNEIDTSICAVFIILYICFAATNMTIFQKNRRRNHKFILSGVLFGFSMARVTTLVLRIAWANRQHNARLAIAANILVNAGILLIYILNMVLSQRVLRAKQPLVGWHPIPRVGTRISYALIPGALIMSIVSVVVQLYSENQSVRSSCRDVQLASLTYLLVFTCLPIIHILTAISLPRRQDEESFGEGSMRAKVLIVTLSSCICILSAGFKAGANWSHPRQLSNPAWYHSKACFYILNFMLEILILCLLTFSRIDKRFYIPNGSTKHGDYSRTKLEGSDSMLMK, from the coding sequence ATGCTCTCATCACTGGAAAAACGTGCCAGTTTGCACCCACCGAATACAGCTGGCTTCGGCGGTGTCCCCAACAACGAAATCGACACCTCTATTTGCgccgtcttcatcatcctctaTATATGTTTTGCCGCCACCAACATGACAATCTTCCAGAAGAATCGGCGACGCAACCACAAATTCATACTATCCGGCGTCCTGTTTGGCTTCTCCATGGCACGAGTTACAACGCTCGTCCTGCGCATTGCCTGGGCGAATCGACAGCACAATGCTCGTCTGGCCATCGCAGCAAATATCTTGGTGAATGCCGGTATCCTGCTCATCTACATTCTAAACATGGTCCTCTCCCAACGCGTCCTCCGCGCCAAGCAACCACTGGTCGGATGGCACCCGATTCCACGCGTCGGCACTAGGATTTCATATGCTCTGATCCCTGGAGCATTGATCATGTCCATTGTGTCGGTAGTGGTGCAGCTATACTCAGAGAACCAATCAGTCCGCTCTTCCTGTCGTGATGTCCAGCTCGCGTCCTTAACATACCTCTTGGTCTTTACCTGCTTACCCATCATCCATATTCTCACTGCAATATCCTTGCCCCGGCGCCAGGATGAAGAGAGTTTTGGGGAGGGGAGCATGAGGGCCAAAGTATTGATAGTGACACTATCATCCTGCATATGTATCTTGTCCGCAGGCTTCAAAGCGGGTGCCAACTGGAGTCACCCGCGACAGCTCTCCAACCCGGCCTGGTACCATTCCAAAGCGTGCTTTTACATTCTCAACTTTATGCTCGAGATCCTCATTCTATGTCTTTTAACCTTCAGTCGCATTGATAAGCGCTTCTACATTCCCAACGGGTCTACCAAGCATGGCGATTATAGCCGCACAAAGTTGGAAGGATCTGATAGCATGCTCATGAAATAG
- a CDS encoding fungal-specific transcription factor domain-containing protein yields the protein MTSSVNEDVVTGKANSGRTACTECARRKQKCDRNWPCNNCQKRNVANKCQFRSLERQSPGQKKRPIDTGIRKETMEDESGDEMDEAQVLQVLGYGSESFFSRICIQAKKERIPPSQLRIDPNSCPQLRHVLDVLPTRSFMDSLVKNFLDNVNFHYYIIYPSSFLDDYRDWWTDRISGDPIKLQWTCLLTVICACSAQYLSTELQGKLEHELGEKTQALTERYHRVSRELYSIIPPGRSHLHSVQYLLHSCYWYKSEARFMECWYSLSAAIREAQEIGIHQEASMLGISDFEREMYRRVWCVLDTWDWQMSALLSRPLMIDRTCCKVGLPELTLEGTTLSPLLHLKLQSELIRKLFNRFGPTRNVVESVDIQEYQKMLEDWMMKFPPIFDLDNPDYSQDTLCPWIPLHRYYIHTVGYSMILDPLRVRLATSIDTKTASKIEFQIRTDGIDYALKLMAVLRGFFNHVWPRDAKFHFVIFSIFDTSALYSSILVHDEDGSVPKRQEMLDSFDMAVDMIKHLRTIAPNFQLYYKILHRLRLKVRGKVSMNPKVTEPPRKCLKYTVSKSTSLLPDICAAPSTIPTCYNQSPAVGSHTEEYTASMARLSNAGLGPDPLAQPNHGSQPYHPSHSTHSVHEASIVGQPPMVQSSMSKNIQSLSNLDDGSVEQAMFASISEEELGNLAELWRWQDLDLGLIDHSNP from the exons ATGACTTCAAGTGTAAACGAAGATGTTGTTACAGGAAAAGCCAATTCCGGCCGCACTGCCTGTACAGAGTGTGCGCGCCGTAAGCAAAAG TGCGACCGTAATTGGCCCTGTAATAACTGCCAAAAACGGAATGTAGCGAACAAATGTCAGTTCAGGTCCCTTGAACGCCAGAGTCCAGGTCAAAAGAAGCGCCCGATTGATACTGGAATTCGCAAGGAAACGATGGAAGACGAGTCTGGTGATGAAATGGATGAGGCGCAAGTGCTTCAAGTTTTGGGTTATGGTTCAGAATCCTTTTTCTCCAGGATTTGTATTCAAGCGAAG AAAGAGAGGATTCCGCCGAGTCAACTTCGCATCGATCCTAATTCATGCCCACAATTACGACACGTTCTCGATGTACTTCCTACCCGATCATTCATGG ACTCCCTTGTCAAAAACTTTCTCGACAACGTCAACTTTCACTATTACATCATCTACCCCTCGTCCTTCCTGGATGATTACCGGGACTGGTGGACCGATCGAATCTCAGGAGACCCCATTAAGTTACAATGGACATGTCTTCTCACTGTCATTTGTGCGTGCTCCGCTCAATATCTAAGTACCGAGTTACAAGGAAAGCTTGAGCATGAACTGGGTGAGAAGACGCAAGCACTCACCGAACGGTACCACCGAGTTTCTCGCGAGCTTTACAGCATCATTCCACCTGGAAGGAGTCATTTACATAGTGTGCAATACTTGCTACACTCATGTTATTGGTACAAGTCGGAAGCCCGGTTCATGGAGTGTTGGTATAGCTTATCCGCCGCTATTCGGGAAGCCCAGGAAATTG GCATCCATCAAGAAGCATCCATGCTCGGCATCTCTGACTTCGAACGCGAAATGTACCGACGAGTTTGGTGTGTGCTTGACACATGGGATTG GCAAATGTCTGCACTGCTTTCGAGACCTCTGATGATAGATCGAACCTGTTGCAAAGTCGGTCTGCCTGAGCTGACCCTCGAAGGCACCACTCTATCGCCACTGCTACACCTGAAATTACAGTCTGAGCTTATTCGAAAGCTTTTTAACCGGTTTGGGCCTACCAGAAATGTTGTTGAGTCTGTCGACATTCAAGAGTATCAGAAAATGTTGGAAGACTGGATGATGAAGTTTCCACCGATATTTGACCTCGATAACCCGGATTATAGCCAGGACACTCTTTGCCCATGGATTCCGCTCCACCGCTATTACATTCACACTGTGGGGTATTCCATGATTCTGGATCCATTGCGTGTTCGTTTAGCCACATCCATCGATACGAAAACCGCATCCAAAATTGAGTTCCAAATAAGAACAGACGGCATCGACTACGCTTTGAAATTGATGGCTGTTCTTCGCGGATTCTTCAACCACGTTTGGCCTCGTGATGCTAAGTTCCACTTCGTCATATTTTCTATTTTTGACACATCTGCTTTATACTCGAGCATTCTAGTCCACGACGAAGATGGCTCAGTCCCCAAGCGTCAAGAAATGCTCGACTCATTTGACATGGCTGTGGACATGATTAAGCATTTAAGGACGATTGCTCCAAACTTTCAACTTTACTACAAAATCCTCCATCGACTACGCCTCAAGGTTCGGGGGAAGGTCTCTATGAATCCAAAAGTCACTGAACCACCACGCAAGTGTCTGAAATACACTGTTTCTAAATCGACATCGCTGCTTCCGGATATATGTGCCGCACCAAGCACCATCCCCACCTGCTACAACCAAAGCCCTGCTGTTGGCTCTCACACTGAAGAGTATACAGCCTCAATGGCTCGACTATCAAATGCCGGTCTTGGACCTGATCCACTAGCTCAACCGAATCATGGCTCTCAACCCTACCACCCCTCTCATAGCACACATTCAGTTCATGAGGCATCTATAGTCGGTCAACCACCCATGGTCCAGTCCAGTATGAGTAAGAACATTCAGTCTTTATCGAACCTTGATGATGGGAGTGTAGAGCAAGCTATGTTTGCATCTATATCTGAGGAGGAACTTGGAAATCTGGCCGAATTATGGAGATGGCAAGATCTGGATTTAGGCCTTATCGACCACTCAAACCCATGA
- a CDS encoding carbon-nitrogen hydrolase, whose protein sequence is MPSKCKVAAIQAEPCWNDLKGSIDKTIGLIQEAAGKGANVIGFPEIFIPGYPWTIWANSPVSNAAFMSEYFKNSLEKESEEMEQIKTAVREAGVFIVLGYSERYQGSLYISQSFIDETGTIVLHRRKIKPTHVERAYWGDGQANSVKAVAPSSFGNIGGLNCWEHTQPLLRYYQYSQNLDIQVSSWPLCWDALEGQPWPYHLTPPACNRFSQVMAMEGACYVLVCSQVLTEDSKAKTGLEKFDYARAPGGGFSMIYGPDGSELCKPLGPGEEGILYADVDLSFRGMMQQNLDLVGHYSRPDLLSLNVTTETAVPIRHK, encoded by the exons ATGCCTTCCAAATGCAAAGTAGCTGCTATCCAGGCCGAACCATGCTGGAACGACTTGAAAGGGAGCATTGACAAAACGATCGGATTGATCCAAGAGGCTGCTGGTAAAGGGGCCAATGTCATTGGCTTCCCTGAGATCTTTATCCCAGGTTACCCATG GACAATTTGGGCAAATTCGCCAGTCAGCAATGCTGCATTTATGAGCGAGTACTTTAAGAATTCCCTGGAGAAGGAGTCTGAGGAAATGGAACAAATTAAAACAGCTGTTCGCGAAGCTGGGGTGTTCATTGTGCTTGGATACAGCGAAAGATATCAAGGCTCCCTCTATATTTCCCAG TCCTTTATCGATGAGACCGGTACTATTGTTCTTCATCGACGAAAGATCAAGCCAACCCACGTTGAGAGAGCATACTGGGGAGACGGGCAGGCCAATTCCGTCAAAGCTGTTGCACCCTCCTCGTTCGGTAACATCGGGGGGTTGAACTGTTGGGAGCACACCCAGCCTCTGCTACGCTACTACCAGTACTCTCAAAACTTAGATATCCAGGTGTCCAGCTGGCCTCTTTGCTGGGATGCCTTGGAGGGCCAACCTTGGCCGTATCACTTGACGCCGCCTGCTTGCAACAGGTTCTCACAGGTCATGGCGATGGAAGGCGCCTGCTATGTCTTGGTCTGCTCCCAAGTACTGACAGAAGACAGTAAGGCAAAGACAGGGTTAGAAAAGTTTGACTACGCCAGAGCCCCAGGTGGTGGTTTCAGCATGATCTACGGGCCCGATGGCTCTGAGCTGTGCAAACCTTTGGGACCTGGAGAAGAGGGCATTCTATATGCCGATGTTGACCTTTCATTCCGGGGCATGATGCAGCAGAATCTCGATCTGGTGGGACACTATTCACGGCCCGACTTGTTGAGTCTTAATGTGACAACAGAGACTGCCGTTCCGATCCGTCATAAGTGA
- a CDS encoding major facilitator superfamily domain-containing protein: MANLSINNHPLGELANIRPRTSNSSTRVDEDDVVYPEGGLEAWLVVIGAWFAMIPSMGLLNTLAVLQAWVLENELPHLPESTVGWIFGCYGFFLYFCGAQVGPIFDTHDIKLLIIPGSFGMVLSMVFVSFSTEFYQFLLSFGVLGGISASLLFNPSLAAIGHWFCKRRAFATGLACTAGGIGGIVFPLVILYLAPKIGFTWAIRVIALINMGAGVLACCLLRKRLPSNKKAGASIDLKALADVKFASTTVAVFLIEFAVFIPYSYISAYAMHYGFNSQKAYLLNTLLNVGAVPGRALPGYVADRFGTFNTMCITSFVCAALILTLWLKAAGEEARTTSFTLLYGFWSGAAISLTPVCISQVSMIEDIGKRTGTAFFIASFGALTGIPIAGAILEAGDNSYRGLIVFAGILYISAFATFVLARGQIFTARLDINDVN, translated from the exons ATGGCAAATTTAAGCATCAACAACCATCCACTTGGAGAGTTGGCAAATATCCGTCCAAGAACGTCGAACTCATCGACAAgggttgatgaggatgacgtAGTATACCCTGAAGGAGGGCTGGAGGCATGGCTAGTTGTTATAGGAGCCTGGTTCGCTATGATTCCATCGATGGGCTTACTCAATACTCTCGCCGTGCTCCAGGCTTGGGTGCTTGAGAACGAGCTGCCTCACCTACCCGAATCAACGGTAGGGTGGATCTTTGGGTGCTATGGTTTTTTTCTCTACTTCTGTGGTGCTCAAGTTG GCCCAATCTTCGATACCCACGATATCAAGCTGCTTATCATCCCGGGATCTTTTGGTATGGTTCTCTCGATGGTGTTTGTGAGCTTCTCGACAG AGTTCTATCAGTTTCTGCTTTCGTTCGGTGTCCTAGGTGGTATATCGGCATCCCTCCTTTTCAATCCCAGTCTTGCAGCAATCGGGCACTGGTTTTGCAAGCGACGTGCCTTTGCCACTGGACTCGCATGTACTGCAGGAGGGATTGGAGGAATAGTATTCCCTCTCGTCATTCTATACCTCGCGCCCAAGATCGGCTTCACTTGGGCCATTCGGGTTATAgctctcatcaacatgggAGCTGGAGTTCTGGCATGTTGTCTTCTCCGAAAGCGGTTACCCTCAAACAAGAAAGCAGGAGCATCCATCGACCTCAAAGCTCTAGCAGATGTCAAATTCGCGAGCACTACGGTCGCAGTGTTTCTTATCGAGTTTGCGGTCTTTATTCCATACTCATACATTTCCGCCTATGCCATGCATTACGGCTTTAACTCTCAGAAAGCctatcttctcaacaccctgCTCAACGTCGGTGCAGTTCCCGGTCGGGCGTTGCCTGGATACGTCGCAGATAGATTTGGCACTTTCAACACGATGTGTATTACTTCGTTTGTATGCGCTGCACTTATTCTGACACTCTGGCTAAAAGCCGCTGGAGAGGAAGCGAGAACGACTTCTTTCACTCTGCTTTATGGTTTCTGGTCTGGGGCAGCTATAAGCCTTACGCCTGTCTGTATAAGTCAGGTTTCCATGATTGAAGATATTGGAAAAAGAACCGGAACCGCATTTTTTATCGCCAGCTTTGGTGCTTTGACCGGTATCCCCATTGCTGGTGCGATCCTCGAGGCAGGCGATAATTCATATAGGGGACTAATTGTCTTTGCGGGgatcttatatatatctgcCTTTGCTACATTTGTCCTTGCTCGAG GTCAAATATTCACAGCTAGGCTGGATATAAACGAtgttaattaa
- a CDS encoding Alpha/Beta hydrolase protein encodes MSSTEAINKFVEGYAQLFKTGQRSPILRRPDEYGMKFEDIFFPSLDGTVIQGWFIPALNSQKLIIANRPMTCNRYGFPGHLEGYGGFGGFEVNFLPDYKNLHDAGYNIICYDLRNHGISASGSGGLCGALGYYEARDVVGSIKYALSRPETKNNSIGLLSRCLGGNATIHAMTHFPEYFKTIKAMILLQAVSGHAFVEKGAINSGLDKEATVAVFDKRIHELTGFWLAELTPLPLAKNVTVPTLFAQVRRDTLIDTSDSQQIFDALGSKEKKMVWIEDTDRRFDGYNYFAKEPVEMLNWFKLYI; translated from the coding sequence ATGTCGTCGACCGAAGCTATAAACAAATTCGTCGAGGGCTACGCCCAGCTCTTCAAAACTGGGCAGCGCTCCCCTATTCTCCGCCGCCCGGACGAGTACGGTATGAAATTCGAGGACATCTTCTTTCCGTCTCTCGATGGAACCGTTATACAAGGATGGTTCATCCCTGCATTAAATTCACAGAAGCTCATTATCGCCAACCGCCCAATGACTTGCAACCGATATGGTTTTCCTGGCCACCTGGAGGGATATGGTGGTTTTGGCGGTTTTGAGGTCAACTTTCTTCCTGACTATAAGAACTTACATGATGCCGGTTACAACATCATTTGTTACGACCTTCGCAACCATGGCATTAGTGCTAGTGGTTCCGGCGGCTTGTGCGGCGCTTTGGGATATTATGAAGCCCGCGATGTTGTTGGGTCTATAAAATATGCCCTGTCTCGCCCCGAAACAAAAAACAACAGTATTGGTCTTCTCAGCCGCTGCTTGGGCGGAAACGCCACCATCCACGCAATGACACACTTCCCAGAGTActtcaagaccatcaaggcCATGATTCTTCTCCAAGCTGTCTCTGGGCACGCCtttgttgagaagggagCTATCAACTCCGGCCTCGATAAGGAGGCCACTGTCGCCGTATTTGATAAGCGCATCCATGAACTTACCGGCTTCTGGTTGGCGGAACTGACTCCGCTGCCTTTGGCCAAGAATGTAACAGTTCCGACCCTTTTCGCTCAGGTTCGCAGAGATACTTTGATCGATACCTCTGATAGCCAACAAATCTTCGATGCACTTGGAAgtaaagaaaagaaaatggtCTGGATTGAGGATACTGACAGGCGCTTTGATggttataattattttgCAAAGGAGCCAGTTGAGATGCTTAACTGGTTTAAGCTGTATATCTAG
- a CDS encoding soluble quino protein glucose/sorbosone dehydrogenase, producing the protein MASILLLATITLLIVIASAQQCNFKTLKTSYPAPVTEDSWDYSIVAKELRRPRGILFDSEGALIVIDSGNGIIHFELDDEGGTCLQVRKKTTLLKKDNLNHGIALSKDGRTLYASTSDEVFAWPYDPSKVILRKSSAQTLVSNMTNGGHTSRTLLISQKHPDMLLVSRGSDGNDDVGAEDRDSGRSQIRAFNISSFSSNSDRKPYDYLDGVIIGWGLRNSVGVAEHPETGGIFSVENSADDLHRDGKDIHEDNPGEEMNFHGYLNGSDDQGGNYGYPLCYTLWSTNDFPNLGDLKIGDQFPADRQADGDKATALTDAECKSDYIAPVLAFQAHTAPLDLKFNENGTRAYISFHGSWNRNPPVGYKVSYVDFQNGRPASSSRSTNATTPIIYNKDLSKCPDDCFRPVGLAWDSKGRLWFSSDKTGEVFVLSQESGSGSSGGNGSESGAGNEDDDNDSASLQPGSAAFIITLAALIIGGLLA; encoded by the exons ATGGCgtccatcctcctcctcgccacCATAACgctcctcatcgtcatcgcttCAGCCCAACAGTGTAACTTCAAAACCCTCAAAACCTCTTATCCAGCACCCGTTACCGAAGACAGCTGGGACTACAGTATCGTTGCCAAGGAGCTCAGACGACCTCGAGGTATTTTATTCGATAGCGAGGGTGCTCTTATTGTTATAGATTCTGGAAATGGTATAATCCACTTCGAActcgatgatgaaggaggaaCCTGCTTGCAAGTCAGAAAGAAGACCACTCTGCTAAAGAAGGATAAT CTAAACCATGGCATCGCCCTCTCCAAAGATGGACGTACACTCTACGCTTCTACATCCGATGAGGTCTTTGCGTGGCCCTATGACCCGTCTAAAGTGATCCTCAGAAAGTCTTCCGCCCAGACTCTAGTCTCCAATATGACTAATGGAGGTCACACCTCACGAACCCTGCTTATCTCACAGAAACATCCAGATATGCTGCTCGTGTCCCGCGGCAGCGATGGGAATGATGACGTAGGGGCTGAAGATCGTGACTCTGGGCGCTCTCAGATTCGCGCCTTTAACATCTCGTCTTTCAGCAGCAATTCCGATAGAAAACCCTACGATTACCTCGATGGCGTGATCATCGGTTGGGGTCTGCGCAATTCTGTCGGCGTAGCAGAGCATCCTGAGACAGGCGGCATTTTCAGCGTTGAGAATTCAGCTGATGATCTACATCGTGATGGCAAAGATATCCACGAGGACAACCCAGGCGAGGAGATGAACTTCCACGGCTATCTTAATGGCTCTGATGATCAGGGTGGTAACTACGGCTACCCTCTTTGCTATACACTCTGGTCAACAAATGACTTCCCTAATCTCGGCGACCTCAAAATAGGCGATCAATTCCCAGCTGACCGTCAGGCTGACGGTGATAAGGCTACCGCCCTTACAGACGCGGAATGCAAATCCGACTATATTGCCCCAGTACTTGCATTCCAAGCCCATACCGCGCCTCTAGACCTGAAGTTCAACGAGAATGGCACAAGAGCCTATATATCTTTCCACGGAAGCT GGAACCGTAATCCGCCAGTTGGCTACAAAGTCTCGTACGTAGATTTCCAAAACGGCCGCCCTGCATCGTCTTCACGAAGTACAAACGCCACTACACCCATTATCTATAACAAAGATCTCTCAAAATGTCCGGATGACTGCTTCCGCCCCGTTGGTCTGGCGTGGGACTCTAAAGGTCGACTGTGGTTCAGTTCCGACAAGACGGGCGAGGTCTTTGTGTTGAGCCAGGAGAGCGGATCAGGTTCGAGTGGAGGGAATGGATCCGAATCCGGCGCTGGtaatgaagatgatgacaaCGATTCCGCCTCTCTACAGCCCGGATCGGCTGCTTTCATTATAACTCTTGCCGCGTTGATTATAGGAGGCTTACTTGCGTGA